CGAAAAAGATGCGACCGGTATATCATAAACCTTGACTGTTTTAACCGTTTTTGCTGACGTACATCCATTTTCAGTTACCTGTAACGATACCGTTTTACTTCCTGTCTTGTTCCAGTTAATGATATATGGACCCTGACCGCTACCTGAGACAATGGTAGCTGAATCGAAGTCCCATACATAACTGGCTGCTGAAATTCCGTTTCCGTAGTAAATCACTGTATCGCTGATACCATTGCAATAGGTTGAATCAATAAAGAAATAAGATGTTGGCCGTTTCTTTTTGGTAACGCTCACCGGATCTGAGATACCAGAACAGGAGTCGGCTGTCCACACCTGTAAGCTGACGGTGGCTGTATTTTTTAAAACTATTTTACTGCTGCTTTCACCGTTTGACCATTTGTATCTGGCATAGCCCGAAGGCCCCGTCAACACGACACTGTCGCCATCGCAGAATACGGTATCTCCTGTTATGGTAATGGAAGGAGTAATATTAGGGCATACAGTAATCTTGCGGATAACATGATTTTCCATGTCTGCTGCATACAGGCAGGTATCTTTCGGATTCAGTACTATCCCCTTCAGATGATAAAATCTGGCAGCATTGCCGTATCCGTTTGTATATCCCGAAGAACTGACATTTGTACTTCCTGCATAAGTAAACAGAGAATTATTATAATACTTAAAAATGCGGTGTAAATCGGTTACCAGAAGGGCGTTATTCCAGTAAACAAGGTCAGTTGGTGTCCATAAATTGGAATCAACGGTAGTAACCGTGTTGGTACTCATATCAAACTTACGGATACTTGAATTGGAATAGTCGGCAATATAGAGAACACTCCCTGACAGAAAAAGATCAGAAGGATTATTGAATTTGGCAGTTGTTTTTGCATTTCCATCCACAAAACCTGAGGTGGTAGGCTGTCCGGCAATGGTACTAACATTTCCGGCAGGAGTGATTTTTCTGATGCAATGATTGTAGTAATCAGCCACATATACATTCCCTGTATCGTCACAGGCAAGTCCGCTTGGGTAATTAAACTGTGCTGTCGAAGCGTTGCCGTCTGCAAAACCGGGGTAAGAAGTGTAATTGCTGCTGCCTGAAGTATATTTTCCTGCAAATACGGTTACATTCTGGGCATTTCCGATGCTGGTAAAAGGTGATATTTTCCGGATGACATGGTTGTTGAAATCAGCTACATAAACCTCGTTGGAAGGGCCTATTGCCAGTCCTCTCGGGGAATTAAACTTTGAGGTTACTCCGCTTGCATTGTAAAACCCTGCTCCCTGATATTGTCCCGCACGAACATAAACCAGTCCTGTTGTTGTGATCATGCGGATAGTATGTCCCCCGATTTCACTGATATAGATATTCCCCAGTGTGTCGATGGCAATTCCGTAAGGTTGATTGAACTTTGTATTTGCCAGATCGTTGCCACTGGTAAATCCGGCTGTTCCGGGTGTCCCCGCATAAAGACTTACCTGCTGACCGGATAAGTTTTGTGTGGTCAGCATCACCACAGCAATAAATAAGAGTTTCTTCATGTTTCCGGCTTTCATTTTTTAAGAAAAAAAGATTTATTTATATGGCAAATTTACAATTTTTCAGCCTTGTTGAATTAACTACAAACTGACAAGCATGGAAAATCTCATCAACCATGAGTTGGCTGATTTTTCAAAGCTCCGGAGGAATCATTTTCTGGTTTGATTTTAATCAATAATCACCTGCTAAAAGCTTTTTATACCGATATTTGTATATTCATCAAAAGAAACCGGAATGAAAAAAGTAGCCATTATCTTCGTTTTTTTCCTGATAATCACCAGTATATATGCCCAACAGTTGAAAATAGCTGTCCTGAGTGATATTCATTATTTTGATCCGGCACTTTTAATTAAAGACGGAAAAGCTTTTGAAGATTATCTTGCCGGTGACCGCAAAATGTTGCGCGAGAGCGAAGCCATTCTTCAGGCTGCTCTGGATACCATAAAATTGCAGAATTTTGATATGCTGTTAATTACAGGCGATCTGACAAAAGATGGCGAACAATCCTCACATCAGAAACTTGCTGCCATGCTCGGCAATATGGAAAGTAATGGAATAAAAGTGTTTGTTTGTCCGGGTAATCACGATATTAATAATCCAAATGCAGTCAGTTACAACGATACTACTACCACAAAGGTTTCAACAGTTTCACCGGTTCAATTCAGCACTATCTACAAGGATTTTGGTTATGACGAAGCCATTTACCGCGACAATGCCAGCCTGAGCTATGTGGCTGAGCCGGTTAACGGAGTCTGGATTTTATCCATCGATGCCTGTCAGTATAAAAACAACCTGACTCTGGGATATCCGGAAACAAAAGGTAGCCTGAGCTGGGCGACCCGGCAATGGATCAAGGATAGACTTTATGAGGCCAAAAAAAACAACAAGAAGGTAATAGCCATGATGCACCACAACCTGATTCAGCATTTCAGCGGCCAAAAACTGGCATTTCCCGATTATGTCATCGAAAACTCTGACAGCATTGCCGCAGAATTTGTGAAAAATGGCTTAAAAATCATTTTCACAGGTCATTTTCATGCGATGGATGCCATTGAATTGAAATCAGGAACTGATGCTATTATTGATGCCCAAACAGGCTCTCTCATTACTTATCCATGTCCTTACCGCATTGCCGAACTGAAAAACGATCAGATACTTTATCTGTCTGGCAGAAGAATACACCAAATCGTCTATCCGACAGGAAACAAGACTTTTCAGAAATATGCACTGGATTTTATTCAAAACGGAACCCCTGCCATCATCAAAGCACAACTGATGAGCCCGCCTTACAGCCTGAACGACAGCATTGCCACCTGGCTGACTCCGGCAATTGTTGAAACCCTTATTGCTCATTTTCAGGGAAATGAAGGAGAACCATCTCCGCAGACAAAGGATATCATTGACGAGTTGAAAATGAGTTCCTATGCTTTCATGGCTGTGATTCTTGAATCTATCTGGAATGATGCAGCCCCTGACGACTGGAATTTCAGTGTTAATCTTCGTGTGGTGGATGCTCTTGCCGAATTAAAACCGTATTCATGTCAGCTTATTGTTCATCAGGAAGGGAATGGCATTTCTGTCTGGAATGAGGAATCTGAAATGCTTGAATATCAATTGTTTGACATGTCAGGAAATCTTTATGAAAACAGCCGGCAGGCTGGTAACAATCACATTTATTTCAACGATTTAAATCCCGGGACCTATTTGTTCCGAATGAAAACAAATTCGACTTTTTGTAGTTCAAAGATTATTGTCAGATAATCAGCGGATAAGCTGAACAGTTCCTTCAAAACTCAGGATTTCACCTTTGGCTGTTTCAGCCTGAATACGGAAAACATAGGGACCTTCAGCAACTTTTTCACCTTTAAATGTTCCGTCCCAATAGGGTTTTTCCTTTTCTGATGAAAAAATGACTTCGCCCCAGTAGTTCATAACTATCATCTGCAGGTTTTTAATGCACATACCGACCACTGTAAAGCTGTCGTTTATTCCATCTCCGTTGGGAGAAAAAGCATTGGGGACATAAATAAAGGTTTCGTATTTCAGACAAATTTCGTTGCTGACGCTTGCCTGATGGTTACCGTTCTGTTCTATGGCTCTGAGACGGTAGCATTTTTCTAAATTATCTGCTGCTTCAAAGAATTTATCATCCTGATATTCTGTTTGTTTTGTTGAAGAAAATGGTATAAATTCTCCCCGTTCATTCCTGACTTCGAGGATATATTCCTGAACACCGTTTTCCCAGCCTGTAAAATCATTCCATCTTAAAATACTGTAATCAATGCTGCTGCTTTCTCCTTTCAGGCTTAGATGATTCATTTTTTCAGAGGTATCGGCATTTCTTCCACAGGCATCAACGGGAATAACCCTGTAATAATAAATGTTTTCATCAGGATGGATATTTTTTTCAGTAAAATTGGTCGATTGAGTCTCTGCAATCTGAAGGTAATTTACACCATCGGTAGTGCGCAGCAGGCGGTAAGATGCGGAGTGGGGGAGCTTATTCCATTTAATCTCAATAGATTGATTATCAATAACATTTGTGGTAAGCATACGGGTTTTTTCTATCCCTGAAAACCCCTGAATCAGTTTGAGTTGTTTTTTTGCATGTGTTACACATCCATTGGGAGAAGTCAGATACTGGTCGATAGCATATACACCGGGATTGGGATAGAAATGGGATGGGGAAGCCTGGGTATCGCTGCTGCCGTCTCCGAATTCATAGAAATATTTGTACACAATTCCCCGCGTTTCATCCTCGATTTTCAGGAGATAGGGAGCACAGAATTCAGTATGGCTCATCGTAAATCCTGGTTTTGCTGCCTCTATGATGGTGATTATGCTGTCTTTACGTATGGTATCTTTACAAAAACCATTGTCATAAATCAGGGTGATGTTGTACTTCCCGGGATGTGTATAGACATGTACCGGATTTTTTTCAGCCGAAACATGCCCGTCACCAAAATACCATGTCCATTTTTCAGCATCTTTTGATTTCAGCAATTCCGCTTTGGAAAGGTCTTTAAACCTGAACTCATTCCACTGGCAGGCAATATTGGAATCAAACCCAAAGTCGGCAACTGGTTTATTGCTCAATAAAATGCTTTCAGTATAGATTTGACGGTAGCCATAAGATGTTTCTGCTCTGAGTTTTATGCTATGCCAACCCGATTTGCCAAATTTATACACACAAGTTTTACCAATGGCTGAGTCTCCGTTTGGGAATATCCAGACATATTTTGAGAAAAATGCTGAATCACTTTTACTTTTCAGGACAACCGTAGAATCGCAACGCAACTGATATTCAAAACCCACCTGAGTAGGCTTGAAATAATTGTTGGGAAATGATAACCAGGTGAAAATATTCAGATTGATTTTCATGTAGTTGTCGATGAACCTGCATTCATTTCCTTTTTTATTCGGAAATCTGATGACAGCCAGATAAGGCCTGTTCAGATAAGTCAGGTATATTTTTCCGTCAGGTCCTGTTTTGATGGCTGTGAGTGCTTCGTCTTTCACACCGCTTGTAATTTCCTGAAATTCTTTAGTATAGCGGTTCAACTGAATTAATGGGGCACTTCTCGGATAGATTGCAATATCGGTAATGTAAATCATGGAATCATTTGGCGAGAAAGCTGCCTGATTGTACTGGTGTTTCGGATAACCATTGTCTTTATCAGTAGAAACAAAAATAATCTGCCGGTTGGCAAGTTGACCTGTGGCCGGATCAAAACTGTAAAAAAACACATAACTGGCATAATTTGCATTTCTGACGGTGTTGCTTCGGGTAAAATAACAGCTCTCTACCAGTAAATTCCCGTCAAATGAAGGGGTCAGATAGCTGTGATATATTTTTTCAGGCCGGTAAACCGATGGTTTGGAAAAATAAATTTTTACAGGTTTTGAGAAATTATCGTTCACCATCTGAAACACAAAAAAGGTATCAGGGTATTTTTTGGCAATGATCCACTGATTTTTTCCGTTGATATGAGGAATGACAGTGATATTCAGAAAAGTACCTTCAGCCAGTAAAATATTTTTACCAGTCAGCGACTGGCTGTTTATGTCAGCAATGCTGTAGAAAAGTCCCTGTTTCGACTTGCTGTTGTCTGCCAGTGTCAGAATAATAAATTTCCCCTGTTGGACGGATGAGGGTACAATTAAAACCCCCTGATTGGATAACTCACTGCCTTTCAAACCATTACCATTAGTAATAAGTTGATTTTTTTCATTGTAAACATTAAAACCATCTGAATAAAGTAACAGCCGGCCAAAACTGTCGCAAATACTTGCACTTGAATTCGGTTGCTGAATGGAAGGTAAAGATTTAAGAACAACAGGCGGATTGGTATTGAAATCAATTCCGGTGTGATATCCAAAGGTCCAAACATTGCCCTGCTGAGCAATGGTTTTTCCTTCAAACAGCACAAACAGAAGCAAAATAATAGTTTTAAAACATAAATAGCCTGTATTCCTTAAGTTAAAGTATTTAAGCAATTTATGTAAAAATTCTTTGTTCATTCTTTGCTCAATAATTGATGGTCAAATTTAAAAAACATGCTTACCTCTTTGCAAGTTTTTTTCGGGAGGAGCTTTTAGATGAGTTTTTGATAAAAGATTGCTTAATTCCCTCATGAATTCCGGTTCTTCGCTGGGAGTATTACAATTTTTATTCCATATAATTAATTTAGACTAAAAATAAATAAAATTCCTGCCGGTAAAAATGGCTGTAAAGTCTTATGAGTGCAGGATTTGACGGATAGAAAGGTTTTTAATTATCAGTAAGTTGAAGTGTTAAGTCAATGAAAATCAGTTTCCACCTAAAAATTTAGCCACTTTTTTGAGGTTGTTCATGAAGTCTTTTACCCGCGAAGTGGAGACATCAGCCTGCGAACCATCTTCAAGAACTACATAACCTCCTCGTCCTTTTACATACTTCTTCAGGTATTTCATATTGATCAGGTGCCGTGAATGGATGCGGACAAAATTTTTATCGGCCAAAAGTTTTTCAAAGTTATTCAGGCTTTTTGAAACCACAAGGCGGCTTTTGTTCAGCAGGTGGAAGATGGTGTAATTATTATCCGATTCACAGCGGACAATTGAATCAATATCAATAACATGGAGGCCTTCGAGTGTGGGAAGGATTATTTTGGTCTGCTGATCCGACATATTTTCCTGCAATACTTTCAGCCGGGTATTATACTCATCTTCGGTGCTTATTTTTTTGACCCTGCCCACAGCCTCCTGTAAATCCTTGAAATTGATTGGTTTAAGTAAATAGTGCAAAGCTGAGAACTCAAATGCTTTGAGGGCAAACTGGTCGTAGGCGGTTGTAAATATGACATCAAAGAATTTGTATTCAACTTTTTCGAGGATTTCGAAACCGTCACCATCAGGCATCGCAATATCGAGAAAAACGAGGTCGGGCTGAATATCGTCAATGACCTGTATGCCTTCGCGAACGTTTGCGGCAACACCTACCACTTCTACCTGCGGACAATATTTTTCCAGCAATGTTTGCAGTGCCATCATGCTGTTTTTTTCATCTTCCACGATGACAGAACGTATTTTTTCTTCCATAACTAATTGATTGAAAATGTTTCATTTTTATGATAACTCACGTAAATATCCACCCGGGTTCCCGAAGGCTGTCCGTTTTCGTCCTTTAAATCTTTAATGACGACCCGCATATTGGTTTTATTCAGCCTGTTCATCAATTCCAGACGCTCTTCAATATTACGCATTCCTGTGGGTTTATGCTGCTTTCTGCGTGCTGAAATTTCTGCTGATTTTTCACGCCCTATGCCGTTATCGGTGATGGAAATCAATAAAGTATGGCGTGTATGAAGTTTAAATTCAATCATGATTTTGCCATGTCCTTCTTTGGGAATCAGCCCGTGCCAGATGGCGTTTTCAAGGTAAGGCTGTATGAGCATGGGAGGAATTGACAGGTTGGCACTTTTTATATCTTTGCTGATAATAATCTGATATTCAAATTTATCTGAAAATCTCAGGCTTTCAAGCTCCAGATACAGGCGTATGGTTTCTATTTCTTCATCAAGGCTGATGGTTTCATGTTTGGAATTTTCAAGGATTTTTCTGATCAGTGATGAAAAGTTTGTCAGGTAAATATGAGCTGTTTCTTCATTTTTCTGCAAAATAAAATTCTGTATGGAGTTAAGAGAGTTAAAGATAAAATGAGGGTTCATCTGGTAACGCAGGGCTTTTTGTTGTGCTTCAATGTATTCTTTTTCAATGGTGAGCATCTTTTTCTCAAGGTCGTGTTTCGTTTTTATCCTGAAAATATAATAGGTAAAGATCAGATAAACGATGAGTAATGATATGAGAATCAATATAGCATAAAACCACCATGTTTTCCAGAACGGAGGCCTGATGATGATGCAAAGGGTAGTACCTGTATTGTTCCATATCCCGTCATTATTAGAGGCAATGATTGTAAAGAAATATGTTCCGGGGGGCACATTGGTAAAGGAAGTCCAGCGTTTGTCGGCAGTGGAGGGTGTCCAGCTGTTTTTAAAATTTTTAAGGCGATAAAGGTACTTGTTTTTAGCCGGATTGGTAAAATCAAGTGCAGAGAACTCAATGGTGAAAAAATTCTCATTGTATTTCAGGATGATGGTGTCGAGGTTATTCAGGTATGAAAATCTTTTCGTATCAAAAACCCAGAAACCTGTTACTACCGTGGAAGGAATATTTTTGTTGAGGTGGATGTTTTCCGGCAAAAAACGGTTGAAACCGTTCATCCCGCCAAAGTAAATATATCCGCGTGAGTCCATCAGGGCCGCATTATGGTTAAATTCATAACCCTGAACCCCATCTTTAACGTCATAGTTAACAAAACTTTCATTTTTTGGGTCAAAACGGGTAATGCCATGATTGGTGCTCATCCACAGATATCCTTTTGAATCTTCGAGTATCCGGTACACAATGTTGTTGGCCAGTCCGTTTTTTTCAGTATAATGCCTGAATTCTTTAGTTACCGGGTCGTAGCGGTTTAATCCTCCACCGAAAGTTCCTATCCAGAGTATTCCTTTGCTGTCTTCAAAAACAGAAAAAACACTGCTGACTGACAGGCTGTTCTGGCCGGAAATATGGCTTAAGGCAGAAAAATTATCAGTTTGGCGATGGTAAAGATTCAAGCCGTTGTAGGTCGAAAACCACAATTGCCCTTTACTGTCTTCATAAATGGAAAAAATAGAATTGCTTGAAATACTGTGAATATGGCTGCTGCTGTAGTGATAATGTTTAAATTTTCCGGTTTTTCGATCCAACACATTCAGCCCGCAGTCGGTTCCGACCCATAAAACCCCAAAACGGTCTTCATAAACTTTCCAGACGTAATCACAGCTCAGAGAGTGTTGATCTTCGGGGAGGCTGTGGTAAACCGTGAATTTTTTCGTAACAGGGTCGTATCTGTTCAGTCCCTGCCCGAAGGTGGATATCCAGATAATTCC
The sequence above is drawn from the Sphingobacteriales bacterium genome and encodes:
- a CDS encoding T9SS type A sorting domain-containing protein; protein product: MKKVAIIFVFFLIITSIYAQQLKIAVLSDIHYFDPALLIKDGKAFEDYLAGDRKMLRESEAILQAALDTIKLQNFDMLLITGDLTKDGEQSSHQKLAAMLGNMESNGIKVFVCPGNHDINNPNAVSYNDTTTTKVSTVSPVQFSTIYKDFGYDEAIYRDNASLSYVAEPVNGVWILSIDACQYKNNLTLGYPETKGSLSWATRQWIKDRLYEAKKNNKKVIAMMHHNLIQHFSGQKLAFPDYVIENSDSIAAEFVKNGLKIIFTGHFHAMDAIELKSGTDAIIDAQTGSLITYPCPYRIAELKNDQILYLSGRRIHQIVYPTGNKTFQKYALDFIQNGTPAIIKAQLMSPPYSLNDSIATWLTPAIVETLIAHFQGNEGEPSPQTKDIIDELKMSSYAFMAVILESIWNDAAPDDWNFSVNLRVVDALAELKPYSCQLIVHQEGNGISVWNEESEMLEYQLFDMSGNLYENSRQAGNNHIYFNDLNPGTYLFRMKTNSTFCSSKIIVR
- a CDS encoding T9SS type B sorting domain-containing protein gives rise to the protein MLLFVLFEGKTIAQQGNVWTFGYHTGIDFNTNPPVVLKSLPSIQQPNSSASICDSFGRLLLYSDGFNVYNEKNQLITNGNGLKGSELSNQGVLIVPSSVQQGKFIILTLADNSKSKQGLFYSIADINSQSLTGKNILLAEGTFLNITVIPHINGKNQWIIAKKYPDTFFVFQMVNDNFSKPVKIYFSKPSVYRPEKIYHSYLTPSFDGNLLVESCYFTRSNTVRNANYASYVFFYSFDPATGQLANRQIIFVSTDKDNGYPKHQYNQAAFSPNDSMIYITDIAIYPRSAPLIQLNRYTKEFQEITSGVKDEALTAIKTGPDGKIYLTYLNRPYLAVIRFPNKKGNECRFIDNYMKINLNIFTWLSFPNNYFKPTQVGFEYQLRCDSTVVLKSKSDSAFFSKYVWIFPNGDSAIGKTCVYKFGKSGWHSIKLRAETSYGYRQIYTESILLSNKPVADFGFDSNIACQWNEFRFKDLSKAELLKSKDAEKWTWYFGDGHVSAEKNPVHVYTHPGKYNITLIYDNGFCKDTIRKDSIITIIEAAKPGFTMSHTEFCAPYLLKIEDETRGIVYKYFYEFGDGSSDTQASPSHFYPNPGVYAIDQYLTSPNGCVTHAKKQLKLIQGFSGIEKTRMLTTNVIDNQSIEIKWNKLPHSASYRLLRTTDGVNYLQIAETQSTNFTEKNIHPDENIYYYRVIPVDACGRNADTSEKMNHLSLKGESSSIDYSILRWNDFTGWENGVQEYILEVRNERGEFIPFSSTKQTEYQDDKFFEAADNLEKCYRLRAIEQNGNHQASVSNEICLKYETFIYVPNAFSPNGDGINDSFTVVGMCIKNLQMIVMNYWGEVIFSSEKEKPYWDGTFKGEKVAEGPYVFRIQAETAKGEILSFEGTVQLIR
- a CDS encoding response regulator transcription factor translates to MEEKIRSVIVEDEKNSMMALQTLLEKYCPQVEVVGVAANVREGIQVIDDIQPDLVFLDIAMPDGDGFEILEKVEYKFFDVIFTTAYDQFALKAFEFSALHYLLKPINFKDLQEAVGRVKKISTEDEYNTRLKVLQENMSDQQTKIILPTLEGLHVIDIDSIVRCESDNNYTIFHLLNKSRLVVSKSLNNFEKLLADKNFVRIHSRHLINMKYLKKYVKGRGGYVVLEDGSQADVSTSRVKDFMNNLKKVAKFLGGN
- a CDS encoding histidine kinase, which produces MKIQQAVKHKLFQFAWISLSVALQLAFLTSANAQYSYSNNYEIITSEFSKLFPGLSQNDVNCIMQDKNGYLWIGTWDGLNKYDGYNFTVIRPDLDYPSRGITHRTVNAIYEDVSGKIWIGTDKGLNLLDHKTFTFRHFYADIDNPNALLNDTITSITGDQSGNVFIGTKSGVNKIDKNLKISRIRIQVKSCKTCQAEEINHIFLDDNHILWIATECGLKAIDPYTGKCNIPVKIASFIETTSIPFHTVVKDRNNHLWAGSTNGLYMFNLINGNIVRYHSSEKGQFKLKGDEINALCIDKEDLLWVGTNGNGLQVFSSLDGRDMSTHFSFIKQFDNYFIKSLLIDQNGILWVGTTWQGMIKYNRHAFSFEHFLKKLNDNTGLNSSIIWSFCENKLTGDIWIGTNNGINIFHPETGTFTYMVHDPKNPNSLSGNLIRDIFIDSEGIIWISTFGQGLNRYDPVTKKFTVYHSLPEDQHSLSCDYVWKVYEDRFGVLWVGTDCGLNVLDRKTGKFKHYHYSSSHIHSISSNSIFSIYEDSKGQLWFSTYNGLNLYHRQTDNFSALSHISGQNSLSVSSVFSVFEDSKGILWIGTFGGGLNRYDPVTKEFRHYTEKNGLANNIVYRILEDSKGYLWMSTNHGITRFDPKNESFVNYDVKDGVQGYEFNHNAALMDSRGYIYFGGMNGFNRFLPENIHLNKNIPSTVVTGFWVFDTKRFSYLNNLDTIILKYNENFFTIEFSALDFTNPAKNKYLYRLKNFKNSWTPSTADKRWTSFTNVPPGTYFFTIIASNNDGIWNNTGTTLCIIIRPPFWKTWWFYAILILISLLIVYLIFTYYIFRIKTKHDLEKKMLTIEKEYIEAQQKALRYQMNPHFIFNSLNSIQNFILQKNEETAHIYLTNFSSLIRKILENSKHETISLDEEIETIRLYLELESLRFSDKFEYQIIISKDIKSANLSIPPMLIQPYLENAIWHGLIPKEGHGKIMIEFKLHTRHTLLISITDNGIGREKSAEISARRKQHKPTGMRNIEERLELMNRLNKTNMRVVIKDLKDENGQPSGTRVDIYVSYHKNETFSIN